Proteins encoded together in one Triticum dicoccoides isolate Atlit2015 ecotype Zavitan chromosome 7B, WEW_v2.0, whole genome shotgun sequence window:
- the LOC119340654 gene encoding transcription factor bHLH144-like gives MQGDPGYGYGGYGAGYGYGYGGGYGGGYDMAGYGNGAGGAYYTNDRYPAAAAPAYEDPLAGRRQHDFPAPLTGLEFQPSDTCPKNYVIFDQTYDRSRVMYHPSLANNFGSSGGYDQQHCNNGGYDQNYVGKSTYYGGDQDGGECSIRQKEDTDEIDALMSSGDGDEEDDVLSTGRTPACRGGGSPDSTCSSGYVVSVSPTGNAAGAGGGGERKKERMKKMMKTLKGIIPGGDRMDTPAVLDEAVRYLKSLKVEVKKLGVRGSRS, from the coding sequence ATGCAGGGAGATCCAGGCTACGGGTACGGTGGCTATGGCGCCGGCTACGGGTACGGCTACGGCGGTGGCTACGGCGGTGGCTATGACATGGCCGGGTACGGCAACGGTGCCGGAGGAGCCTACTACACCAACGACCGGTATCCCGCGGCGGCGGCGCCTGCCTATGAGGACCCGCTCGCCGGTCGGAGGCAGCACGATTTCCCGGCTCCTCTGACCGGGCTCGAGTTCCAGCCGTCGGACACCTGCCCCAAGAACTACGTCATCTTTGATCAGACCTATGACCGGAGCAGGGTGATGTACCACCCGTCGCTGGCCAACAACTTCGGCTCCTCCGGGGGCTACGACCAGCAGCACTGCAACAACGGCGGCTACGACCAGAACTACGTCGGCAAGAGCACCTACTACGGCGGCGACCAGGACGGCGGCGAGTGTTCAATCCGGCAGAAGGAGGACACCGACGAGATCGACGCGCTGATGAGCTCCggggacggcgacgaggaggacgacgtgCTGAGCACGGGTCGCACGCCTGCGTGCCGCGGAGGGGGCTCGCCGGATTCCACCTGCTCCTCCGGGTACGTGGTGAGCGTCAGCCCGACTGGCAACGCCGCCGGAGCCGGCGGGGGCGGCGAGAGGAAGAAGGAgcggatgaagaagatgatgaagacgcTCAAGGGGATCATCCCCGGCGGCGACCGGATGGACACGCCGGCCGTCCTGGACGAGGCCGTCAGGTACCTCAAGTCGCTCAAGGTGGAGGTGAAGAAGCTCGGGGTGCGCGGATCAAGAAGCTAG